aatatttgCTGTGTGAATTGAAATACTCGATAGCTGAGGAATGAATATTTGCCTTGCAAATTTTGTTTGCATCCAATATCTCTTTAtcacaatataataatataaataaaatattttcgtgaCCGCGACTATTTTGTTGTTgcatattaaaaaattttgcgtgcaggtatgtatataatctCGGCCGAACAAATGactcgtttttttatttcgcagtACAAACCCGTAAAAAGTATTGTCCTTTATTTACACAGGTGTACCTATCGATGAACATTTTGCGTTCAATTTCATCGGTCGATGAACCGATCCCGAGAGAAAATCTCCGCTGTTTTTACCCGGAAGCCCAAGACCTTGAAgcccgaaaatgaaaatccgaAGGGTATTTCATCGATATTAAAATAGCAGGCAAAACAGCATCGTGTGGATAACCCGCATCGCCCGAAAAATTGCGTTTCATCACTTTCGGCCGTTTCTCGACAAGCACAAAAATTGTGGTTAAATCTGAAACCGGAAACTACGCTACCAAGGGTGGTTCGCCTTGGGCGAAAATCGACCTTTTTTTATCAGCTGCATGGAATCTGCGCGCGCGATTTCCAGCCCACTTTACTTTTTCAAGTACCTACTCTATGAACTCCCCCTCTCCTCCCCATCTTCATCCCACCTAAACATATATACTTACCTAAATTTCACGGAGGATGTAAGCTCTTCGTAGAAATTTCCTTCGTATACTCTTCGCCAGGGTTTGCATACCGGGTAAGCAtcctgaaataaatttaattcctTGATCAATGGGAGGTCTTTACGTTATAAGGCTGTTGAAGGAGCCCCCGTGGTACAGAGGATATTCGCAAAGACATTTAGACACCTGGTAATCATTTTTGACTTCTAAATTCGTTGACTTTAGACTGATTCGAAACTTGCGTTTGCGATACAATTATTCTTACAGTGCCTATCAGCTGTTAggagtttattttattgacaTTTTATCCTTACTTCAGGCTCATTTTTGGCTAACCATGCGAAAATTTCTCGAACAATAGTTGTATCCAATAATTGTACCATTCCCCCCCTTGGCCCTGGCAAcgtgatcgaaattttttttaattattgagAATTTGGAAAGCTAAAATCATCCCTATCGTGGGGACCTCGTCAACagctttaaaaaaagaaatattccaatttttatatttacgtGTTTAGATGTGTGTTTTTTCTATTCCGCCGAAAAAAGATTATTGCTCATGTTACATGCACtgattatttgagatatatattattatagagGTACTTTAGCACCGATGATGTCGTTTTGACATTTTGTTGTGGTTTCCAGTCAGCTGATATTCccttccattttttcatttattgaaaatggaaagaaacCCATCTAATTTTTCGAGCTTTCTGTACTTTACACGCATGagtagaattattttttttccaaagaacCAATTAATTTGCACACTTGCAGTGGGGCTCCGGGCCTCGTGCGCACGGCCCTGCGGTCAGATTTACTCCCTCGGTCGTTCTGGGTTAATAGCTTGACATTGACACCGTTGCAATTGACATTCAGACCTGATTTTATGGCCCGGTCTCTCCCCTCGTAAATTTGAGTTCAGTTTAACTCTCACCGAACCCTAACTTTGagccgtgaatttttttcaaaatattatagGACTGATTGGAACCGAAAATGCTGCCCACCCTTAACGAGAAATCCGTATTTCTTTACGCCCAAATTTCGTTTCGTGATTTTTGAATCCAATTTTCCGTGAAAAccattttacaataattatcgGAACACTTTACGTGCAGAAGAGGGtctcaattttcgaataacgatgtttatttaaattagTTCTCACGTTGGCCAGTAACGAAGATTAACGAGCTCACACTTGGTTTGTCTGGTTCGAAGTTTTCTAGCTGCAGTTactaaatataaatttaaatagcCGAACGGGGTCGCGTGAaagcaataataaataaaaaaaaaaaaaaattccaacttTCCACGCTGCTTTGCTGGTCTTGCAGCCTGCTCGTTATTTGTTTACACAACCGTGTGATAAATGATCGTTTATAAACAGAACTGAGACTTTTGTGGAATCATATTGATTCGTCGTCGATCACACGACTCGAGCTTCATATTCCAATCGACCTTGCTCTTCGACACATACGTAATTCCAATATAAATCTACTTACGTGTACATATTCATTTTACGACTAACCTGACATTCGCGTATCGCAGCTGATTAATGGTCCTCCAATTCGTTTCTGCGAGTTCTCAACACGTTATCTAATTTGTTTACACGCGAATATCAGagctcatttatttattatgttatatatgcgaaaaaatttatttatacaccgCAACTTCCGTGAAGCCAATCGGTAACAAAAGGGAAACAGTTTTTCACCTGCGTACCACTAgacatgtatataaaaaattatataaacgttaagaatatatacatacaggtatatgtatatatatataggtatatgatATGTAAGTTATATTtctagatttaaaaaaatcgttcatCGACTGTTCGATCTTGGATTTGGTTTTCTCACGTTCGTGTTCAGGCACCGAACTTTCCTAGGCACTAAAATTCCATATCCTTCCAACGACACGTCCACATTTCTATAACCAGCGAGTTTATTCCACTCACAGCTTGAGTCaccttttttaaattgaagaaaaaaaaacctaaggAAACGAAAAGGTCCGACGAACAGTGTACAATCGTCCGTGGGAAGTGAGACCGTTGAAAATATCGAGTGTCCGACGTGTCCGGTAGCATTGGACGGCTTACTCGTTGACGGGAAAGTGGCAGCAGAGCAAGAACTTGAGGCGAAGCTCCTCGACCGTCCTTTTGAGGAATTCCCTGAGTTCCCTCGCCTTGACACGCACGTCTTCGCGCATGAGGTTGTAGCACATGGCGATCAGGCCCATGCCGAGTAGCAGGAAGACGAAATTTATGACGAGCTTGGTCTGACTGGAGGTGTGACTTCTGTCGCGAGATCCGAAGCCGGTTACGCCGGGAACGAAGTCGCCCATACCGATCTTGCACAGCGATGTAACGCAGAAGTAAACGCTGTCGAGAAATCCCCAGTTCTCCCACTGGGCGAAGGTCACGGACCCGGCCAAGACGTAGCCGAAAATCACCCAGAGGCAGGCCGTCGACGGTACGATTATCCGCTCGCCTTCGGTTCTCTGCTTCCCGGCGCACTCGTGGGCCCGTCTGTAAAGCCACCGAAAGCTCTGGGCGAGGACCTTGCCCATGTTCATGAAGTAGAGAATGTAAAGAGGGATGCCGATCACCGCGTACATGACCGTCGCCCAACGGCCGAGGTGCGTCCTGGGCACGATGTTCCCGTAACCGATCATCGTGAACACCGACATGCAGAACATCAGGGCAGCCGGGAATGTCCAGACGTCCTTGACCCCGCGACCGTCGTACTTTTTGACCTGGGCCATGTGGACGAGCTGTTTTTCGAACTCCTTCAGCACCGCCCTCGTCCGCAGTTCGAACGCCGTTTTGTTCAACGTGTTCACCAGGCTGTCGCCAGCCGTCTTGACCCAGAGATCATCCGCGCAGACGTTCCGCGCTTGGGCGACGCGGACCAATTCCGGATACTCGGACATCGTCTCTATGTGGATGAAGCCGAAGGCTCCGACAACCGCGTACCCGACTATCAGACCCCCGACGCCGACCTGGGTACACATGAAGGCCACCAGCTTGCGGCAGCAGTCCTTCACTCGCTCCCTTGGGTCCGGGCCCGTCGACGTGCTCGAGGAGTCGCGGCTCCTCAGCGACGACCGCATCGCTCTGCGCGACATTTGATCACACCAGGAACAGGAATATGGAAACGACGGACGTGGAGGCCGGGCTTATGGACGCTCGGAAACTGCCGCTGAAAAGATATTTGGATTCTCACAGCCTCTCCGGCTCTTCTATTTCTGTACCTTTATTGCTCCGTTCCTCCCCTCGTCTCGAACTTCTAGCCGCGCTTCCGCGCTCGGCTAAATGCTCGCGAATCGGAACGTTGAAAGAGTCGGTGCAAGTTCTgggcctttttttttttaattttttttttttttatttcattgtcgAAATGTAACTCGAACCATTTATCTCGATGACATGTTTTCCGGTGCTCGCGATATCCTAAAAACGTTTCAAACCCatttacttcaagttttgaGACGGTATTGTTGTATTATTTATCTTCTTTGTTACGATCCCATCTATTTTTCAATCGTCTTATTTTGTctagttgaataaaaaaattgtaaatgacAAAATTCCGACACTCGCCAAGAAGATAAATTATGCGAGAATACAAGGtgttctgaaaaatttcaagtgaatcaGTTTGAGATGTTTTTGCGATACCGTTGGCACTGCAAACATGCCGCTCAGCTAATACGGCTGACGTTATTTTCAGTGACAATGCTTCGTACTAATTGGTTctgatcaaaaaaataaaaaaaaaaacataaaaaatactcCGACGGAGTTCGTTCTACGcactttcgaataaaaaaaaactccattCTATAGAATAATTGACTGTCAAGgtataaatttcgaaaattcattctCCTTTTTAGCGATATACTCGTATACTACATTCTCTTAACGGAGAAGTTTTGTGGAGAATTTTACCGAGCTACCAATGAGAacgatttaaacgattttgAATCACCAGGTCCCATCCGATAATTCTTCacgaattttataatatacacaaaaTTGACGTTCAGATGACCTGCGGTATTAGTTAGTTTATTATTTGGAGTAAAACAACACCGTCAACTGTTGGCAGGGatacaaaaatatcgttttaATGGAGTTTGACGGAGTTTGATCATATCTAACGGCGGTATCAAATCGCCGCATCTCAGACCACCGGTTGCTCAACTTTCTGTCAAATTCTGGTATTTAATgacagagacagagagagagaaaagaatttattatatatcttCGGACACTACGATCCCCTAAGGATTACGCAACAAGTAAACAAaatagaagtgaaaaaaaaaacagtaacaaaatgaaacaaaagtaaaacagtaaaaaaataaacaaagtgtCGAGTAAAATAGGTAAATTAATGAGTAAAAACAAAGAGCCGttgtcaaataaatattaaaaaataaaaataaaaataaatacaaaaacgaaagagagagagagagagagagagttaaTTAAACATCGCTGAACAACTTCTAATTACCAATTTTATTAGGTATACATCTACACGCGCATTTCGTTTTCTCTTTGGGTAATTTTACTTCACTGCTTTCCAATTGCCGCAGTCTTTTCATGAAACAAGTATATCAGCATGTTATTATTCTTTCACTATCTTGTCCGACACTCCGTTATAATTCCATATCGCCTGCTCGTCTGGATAGGGTACGTTATACTCGGTTTTTACCGACCATAAATTTACCCGCAAGCTCAAAACCTCCGCGAATATTATACAGCAATATTTTATCTCCTCATTTTTCAACACCAACTGTCGCGTTTTGTCAATCTTGTTATCCGCGCACTGGATCAAACGATGTAACCACCCGTCCACTCTTGCAGATCTGATAAGAATGTCTTAAACGCGCAGTACGATGCTATCTTTACAATTAGTATAACTACAGCTGTCACGTTTATTGTGACATAATTGGAGGAAGATTCACAGCTATCGGAGGACAGCCGGGGGTTGCGAAATGGAAAATATGTGATCATTCCTCCCACAGAACTTGGATGGAAAAATTGCGAACGATCGAATACCTGGTAGGCCTTATCAATGGTCAAACCTCTCCAtagatcaatattttcaatgtttacACGATCAATCACACTCATGTtcttcgcaattttttcatgattgATTAATATCATCCGAAACCTTGAACTACGGCGCTCCTTCTTtagggtaaaaatatttctgtataaTCTAAAAATACAAGCGATCCAAGTTATATATAACTCGCAATCAGTCGACTCTCGAAAATTCTACGTTCATTCGTAACAACAATGCGGCAACAATCTCGGCTTTGTCTTCGACGGTTACACGAGTACGTGAAAATCTCACGGATGCGGTTTTCTCCACTTGCGTTTTCACGCACTCGTTATACTTGGCCGTGGGTGGGAGGAGGCGTTATGTAGAATGTCGTAATACACCGTCAACAGCATATGCACAACGCCCCGGTCCGTCTACATACCTAATTATTATTCCCTCTCTTATTCTCAAGTGGTTGTGCGAGGTTCGTTACACTCGCGAGAGGCTGTCttatgaaattaattctcaCACTCCAGTCTCCTTATCTTACTCatctttcacttttatttatttaatagtTTGCATAATAACGTATcatcgtttattatttatttacatacgAAGATGAAACGCAAAAATACACGCTGGCAACACTCGGTATGACGGTGaatattcaaaatcaaaacctcaatttataatttcggGAACCTGCATCAGATCGATTCCTTATACATGCGATCGCTGTCTAGACTGAACGaagtcaaaaaatttcaacctccGACTGACGAGTGATCAAAAGAGAAATCATATTTCTACTAATTAAAACGTTTAATcgcgttaaaaataaaattacataaatagGCGTACATCTAACTTTTTATAATAACGAATCTACGTAATGTTATATAAATTCTCACGTTTGTATTCATCTACGATCTAGTTCCactctttcaaaattatacatactCCCAGCCTTGTGACCCCGGCATTATCCCCAAAGCTAACGACGAATCCAATTAACCGGGTATCTCGCAAGGCCCATTGTTTGTACCGTATTTCTGCGAGCAACATCCAACAGCGGGTCTGCAAAACGGGCCCAAATATCTACATCCCTCCTTTACCTTGTCCAAGttccttctcctcctcggAGTCGTCGGTTATTATTTGCACGCTTCTGACCGGTCCCATTTTCCTGTACCGATAGGGATTCGGGGCCGGAGTAGCTGCAGCCATTACACCCGGCGCCATGACGGGTCGATCGGGGTTGATGGCTAGCTGCAGCATCCTGAGCAGAAGGGCCTCTCTGACCGGCGGTGGCAGGACCTCCTCGTCATTTCCAGGACTCTCCGCCTCCTGAGCGTAGAATTTCTGTCTGTAAACCCGCTTCCCGTACCCAGCAGCAGGCTCCTGATAATCCTCGTACCTCCCGGATTGGTAAACGGGATTCAGGATCCTCGACAACCCCGGTCGTCTTCCTGACGCCGGATGGACGGCGAGTCGTTCGCCGTACTGGTTGGGCTGCGGGGCCTGTTCGAAACCGTTTCGAAATAGGTTTTGCCGCGGAACCGGGGCCTGATAGTCGTTCCGGTAAGTAGGGAAGGTCTGCTGGTCGTAGAGAGCGTCCTCGAGGTAGGTCCGAGGGTGGACCAGGGCACGGGCCCCGTACTGACTGATGAGGAGTCGCCGGAGGAGGATCTGAAAGTCGCGACGACTGAGGGGCGGTGTTATGGGTTGCAGGGGTTCCGGGGGTGGAGCGACATTCTGGGCCCTATAGGGGTAGTCCTGGACCGGCGAATAGTCCGTCTCGTCAATTGGAGACTGCTGATCGTCCTCCGGATACGGAAGCGGACGAGGAACGGGTCTCATCAGGGGCCGTAAGAAGTTGGGTCCGACATGAACTCGCGGTTTGGGTCCTTGTTCCGGTGCCGTCGGCTCCCCCAAGTACCGAGGCTGGCTCTGCTCCTGCGTGTCGGGAAAAAGTTGGTTCGGAAGCGGGCGGAATATGATTCTGCTTAGCGGAAGCTGCCCGTATGGCGCAGCGTCCTCGTCTTCGGGCACCCTTCGAGCCTCGACGATTATACCCTCGGGTGGAACTTCTCTCAGGTACTGTTGCTGGTCCGGATGTTCCCTGACGTAGACCGGCTCTGAGCTCTGCCTTGCGTAGTCGCGACTGGGCTGAACGGGCGCCCTGAACAGGACCTGCTGCTGGGGCTGAGCGTTCCTTTCCTGGTCCTGGAGGTCCTTTTCTCGCGTTTCGTAAGCGCTTAGGCCCTCGTATTTTGTATTCGGTTCGAACCTCGCGGGGCCCAGGTTGTTCTGGTTCACGTAGATCGTCTTGGGCCGCTCGGCTCGTGATCCTGCGATCCTCTGGGCCACTCGGGGTGGCGTCGAGGTCGTGAAAAGAGGCCTCGAGAGCGACAACGCGCCACCGTAAACGTCCCCGTGCTCGTCCACCGCCTCTTCCGTCGCGCTGTCGGTCTTGGTCGTGTCCTCGTTGAGCTGGCGCCGCAGGGTGTTACCCGTAGTGATCTTCACCTCGTCCTCCTGCTCCTCGAACTCCTCCGTGATCGGACGCAGTGAGTGGCTCGACTCGATCGGCCTCTTCGCGAATATTATCCTGCGATGAACAGGGGCTCGTTTGTCCTCGACGACCGGCCGCGTTATCTGGGAGTCCTCGTCCTCCGCTTCCGTATCCTCTTCGACCACCAGTGGTGCTGGACGTTGGTGCGGGCTGAAACGGGGCCTGTTTCTGGACGACGACGACCTGATGTAGTGTCCGTTGTAGGTCGGCCTCGAGGACGGTGGCTCGGTCGTCGTCGTTGTGCTGGTCGTCGTTGTCGAGGTCGTAGTCGTCTTCCTCAGACGCGGGATCGTCTGGACCACCGAAGATCTTGCGCTGGCCTCAGTCGCGTAAACGACGTTCGGCTTTCGCGTCGACGTCGAGGTCAGGTTCAGACGAGGGATGCTCTGGACAACCGAGA
The Neodiprion fabricii isolate iyNeoFabr1 chromosome 1, iyNeoFabr1.1, whole genome shotgun sequence DNA segment above includes these coding regions:
- the LOC124174927 gene encoding TWiK family of potassium channels protein 7-like, whose product is MSRRAMRSSLRSRDSSSTSTGPDPRERVKDCCRKLVAFMCTQVGVGGLIVGYAVVGAFGFIHIETMSEYPELVRVAQARNVCADDLWVKTAGDSLVNTLNKTAFELRTRAVLKEFEKQLVHMAQVKKYDGRGVKDVWTFPAALMFCMSVFTMIGYGNIVPRTHLGRWATVMYAVIGIPLYILYFMNMGKVLAQSFRWLYRRAHECAGKQRTEGERIIVPSTACLWVIFGYVLAGSVTFAQWENWGFLDSVYFCVTSLCKIGMGDFVPGVTGFGSRDRSHTSSQTKLVINFVFLLLGMGLIAMCYNLMREDVRVKARELREFLKRTVEELRLKFLLCCHFPVNEMLTRYANPGEEYTKEISTKSLHPP
- the LOC124174320 gene encoding proteoglycan 4-like isoform X1: MTNRLLCSKMTPWLIAIFCLVTASCTNPMDQQTSETSNDQQVAILKQIRKVNEDGSYTFGYEAGDGSFKVESRDVLGNIKGTFGFVDAEGEIKRVSYSSSNGTGFKATTVPPLQEQVSVVQSIPRLNLTSTSTRKPNVVYATEASARSSVVQTIPRLRKTTTTSTTTTSTTTTTEPPSSRPTYNGHYIRSSSSRNRPRFSPHQRPAPLVVEEDTEAEDEDSQITRPVVEDKRAPVHRRIIFAKRPIESSHSLRPITEEFEEQEDEVKITTGNTLRRQLNEDTTKTDSATEEAVDEHGDVYGGALSLSRPLFTTSTPPRVAQRIAGSRAERPKTIYVNQNNLGPARFEPNTKYEGLSAYETREKDLQDQERNAQPQQQVLFRAPVQPSRDYARQSSEPVYVREHPDQQQYLREVPPEGIIVEARRVPEDEDAAPYGQLPLSRIIFRPLPNQLFPDTQEQSQPRYLGEPTAPEQGPKPRVHVGPNFLRPLMRPVPRPLPYPEDDQQSPIDETDYSPVQDYPYRAQNVAPPPEPLQPITPPLSRRDFQILLRRLLISQYGARALVHPRTYLEDALYDQQTFPTYRNDYQAPVPRQNLFRNGFEQAPQPNQYGERLAVHPASGRRPGLSRILNPVYQSGRYEDYQEPAAGYGKRVYRQKFYAQEAESPGNDEEVLPPPVREALLLRMLQLAINPDRPVMAPGVMAAATPAPNPYRYRKMGPVRSVQIITDDSEEEKELGQGKGGM
- the LOC124174320 gene encoding proteoglycan 4-like isoform X2, which codes for MGSTCKMTPWLIAIFCLVTASCTNPMDQQTSETSNDQQVAILKQIRKVNEDGSYTFGYEAGDGSFKVESRDVLGNIKGTFGFVDAEGEIKRVSYSSSNGTGFKATTVPPLQEQVSVVQSIPRLNLTSTSTRKPNVVYATEASARSSVVQTIPRLRKTTTTSTTTTSTTTTTEPPSSRPTYNGHYIRSSSSRNRPRFSPHQRPAPLVVEEDTEAEDEDSQITRPVVEDKRAPVHRRIIFAKRPIESSHSLRPITEEFEEQEDEVKITTGNTLRRQLNEDTTKTDSATEEAVDEHGDVYGGALSLSRPLFTTSTPPRVAQRIAGSRAERPKTIYVNQNNLGPARFEPNTKYEGLSAYETREKDLQDQERNAQPQQQVLFRAPVQPSRDYARQSSEPVYVREHPDQQQYLREVPPEGIIVEARRVPEDEDAAPYGQLPLSRIIFRPLPNQLFPDTQEQSQPRYLGEPTAPEQGPKPRVHVGPNFLRPLMRPVPRPLPYPEDDQQSPIDETDYSPVQDYPYRAQNVAPPPEPLQPITPPLSRRDFQILLRRLLISQYGARALVHPRTYLEDALYDQQTFPTYRNDYQAPVPRQNLFRNGFEQAPQPNQYGERLAVHPASGRRPGLSRILNPVYQSGRYEDYQEPAAGYGKRVYRQKFYAQEAESPGNDEEVLPPPVREALLLRMLQLAINPDRPVMAPGVMAAATPAPNPYRYRKMGPVRSVQIITDDSEEEKELGQGKGGM